The DNA region ATCGTTCCTCTGTTCTGTTTTAGAAGCAGTTTTACTTTCAAGTACAAACTCTTACATTGAAACACTCCCCAAAGAAAACAATGAAACCGTTATTGCAATGATTAAAGGATTAAAAGCCAATATCGATAAACCGATCTCTTCGATTTTAACCTTCAATACCTTTGCCCATACGATGGGAGCAGCAGGTGTAGGTGCTCAAACACAAATCCTCTTTGGTGCGGAATGGCAAACCTTAGTGGCTTTTATTGTAACACTTCTCATCTTGTATGTTTCAGAGATTATCCCCAAAACCATTGGTGCGCTTTACTGGAAAAGACTTTTGATTCCTTCCGCCTATATGATCGAGTTTTTGGTGACCATCAGTACACCATTTACATGGATTTCATCACTTTTGACGAACTATATCTCAAGAAACAAAAAACACCAAGGCAATTTTTCGCGTGATGAAATTATGGCAGTCGTTGCAATGGGTGAGAAAGAGGGATCAATCCTTAGTAAAGAAAGTGACCTGATCGAAAATCTTTTAAAACTTAAAAACATTAAAGCCAAAGATATTATGACACCACGAAGTGTTGTGTTTGCACTTCCTGCGACAACCACTATTGAAACTGCGATTGAAGATGATCGCATGTATATTCACTCACGTATTCCTGTCTTTGGTGAGACTTTGGATGATGTTGTGGGTATTGCTTTCAACCAACGTATCTTGGAAGAGAGTGTGGAAGATCACGATAAAACAACACTTGCGGATATCGCCCATGAAGTACATATGGTTTCTGAGTATTTGCCTGTTCCAAACTTGATCGACCAATTTATCAAACGTAAAACCCATCTTTTTGTGGTGTTTGACAGTTACGGACAAACCGCAGGTGTTGTCACGCTTGAAGATGCCATTGAGACGCTTTTGGGTGTTGAAATCGTTGATGAAATGGACGAAGTAGAGGACATGCAACTCTTTGCAAAAGACCGCAGTAAAAAATTCCAAGACCGTATGAAAGTCGAGCGTAAAAAACTCGAAAAAGCGAAGGTTAACTAAACAGTTCTAAGCATAAAAAGAGCTTTACATGTAAAGCTCTTTTTATAAAACTCTTTGATAATTCCACTGCGTCCTTTGTTGATCCCATGTCAATTCATTCACACAGGCATACGGTTGCTCTATTGTAAACATATCCTTAATTTCTATACTTAAAATAGATGACAGAATCATACGATTGACACCGGCATGGGCAATGATGAGAATAGTACCCGTTGCATGGTGTGTAATGGCATCAAAAGCATCTCTGACACGTTTTGCCATATCATGAAAACTCTCACCATTGGGTGGCGTAAAGTATTCTAAATCCTTTCCTCTTTGCGCATACAGTTCTGGATTGTGTGACGCGATATATGACATTTCCACATTTTCCCAATCGCCCATATCAATCTCAGCAAATGCCTCTACCATGTGATACGTTATAGGTTTATCAACACAAAGAACACGTGCCGTTTGCACACAGCGCTTGAGTGGACTCGTAAAAATCATATCAATAGGAATCATTTTAAAATAATCATGCAAGCTGTGAGCTTGCTCTTTTCCTTGCGTATCAAGGGGAACATCCGTTCGACCAAGATACCTTTTTTCACTCCCATTATCAATGTGCCCATGTCGAAGCAAATAGACCTTTTCAACCATCGTTAAAAACTTTGCCCGTTAGATTTTTTATTTTTGAAATAATCGCTTTTGTGGCATCTAAGCGTCTTGTGATGTTGCGTAGCGCGTCATCATTACCTTCACATTTTTTAAGCGCCTTTTCAAAGCGTTTTTCAAAACCACACACCTCATCTTCACTCACTAATTTATCGGCTAAGAAAAGTAACTCATTGGCATTTAAAGGAGTATGGGCATTAACATCCATATCCATGTGCGTTTCAATGATATTACCGATGGCTTCATACCCCATCGCACGCAGCTTTTGTGCACCAACAAGAGCATGATTTTTCTCTTGACGCGCAATATCATGCAACAATGCTGCAGCACTTAGAGTTTGTTTATTAATATTGAGTCCAAAAGAAGCGATGCTCTCATACACTTTGCTGACCATGCTCTCTACCGCTTCACAATGCTTAATGATAGGCTCAGGTACCTCATTTTGTAACATGATTGCCAAACACTCCTCTTTAGTGGGAGTATTCATCACTTCATAGACAACAAGATTAATATAATCATCCAGTGTATCCATATCCATTAAAACCGATTGGTCAGACACGTTTACATGTAAAGCATCGGATTTAAACGCTTCCAATACTTTTTTAAGCCCACCTGCACCATCGCTTGCTAAAATCTGCTCTTTATATTTCATATCAATGAGCGGAGGATGACCTTTTTTCCCAAGAAAAGTAGGATAAAGAACGCCCTTATGTTCATGGGTATATGCCTCGTATAAACTATCAAGGGTTTTCACTTTAATGAGTGGGATATCCACTGGCTGCATATAAAACGCATCCACTGTTTCATCTATGGCACTCAGTCCTTTTTGAATAGAGCTAAACATACCTTTTGCATAATTCTCATTATAAACGATGTGAACCTTATACCCTTGAAGTGCCTCAATAATATCATCCTGCCTATGCCCCGTGACAACATATATATGCTCTATCCCATGAGTTTGATAGGTCTGAATCAATCTCTCCACAGCCGTTATTTGCCCAAAAGGCAAAAGGGGTTTAAAATCGTGCATTCTAGAAGAATACCCGGCGGCAATAATAAGAACAGCGATGTTGCTCTTTCCCATAAATTAGCTTCTTCTAACTTTTATAAGTTCTGCAACGATGCTAATGGCGATCTCCTCAGGTGTTTGAGCATTGATAGAAACACCAACAGGACAACAGACATCATCCAAATCTTTTTGCGCGAAACCCTCTTGTAGAAGTTGAGAGTAAACATAGTTTTTTTTCGTTTTGCTTCCAATCATACCGATATATTTTGCCTTTGCTTGAAGCGCTTGTTCGAGTACCACTTTATCAACACCTCTGGTAACAATAACAATATAACTGTTTTTAGCAATATGTACATCTTGAAGTAACCCCTCATAGGTTGAAGGAACAACATGCACTTCATCCGCAGTAGGAAAACGCTCTTTGTTGGCAAACGCTTCCCTGTCATCTAAAATAGCCGTGTAAAAACCAAGTGTTTTGGTAAGGGCTGCAATTTGTTGCGAAATATGCCCTGCTCCAACGATATAAAGCTTATCTGTCGTATAAAAAGGCTCAATCATATACCTATTGTTTCCAACATAGAGATGAAACTTGATATGGTTAAAATTTTCTCGAAGCTCTTTTACAATGCTCTGTACCTCTTTATCTTCCTCACCATACAGGTCTGTTTCAGTACATATCCATTTATTCTTACCGGAAAGGTGTCTTTTGGACTGTGAAATCTTTGTAATCATCACAAAATCCGTATCAGAGACTTTGAGCTCTTTTGCTTTATGATAGATATTGAGTTGTGAAATATCGAGTGCGTCTATGTACTCCAAAAGAACGCTGACTTCGCCACCACATACCATACCAGCAGCACGTGCATCATCATCGGTTAATTCAATATCTTCAACAGAACACTGCTTTGTTTTAAAGACATTTGGTGCTAATTGTATTGCCATGGCTTCTAGTGTGCCTCCACCGATCGTTCCTTCAATCGATGCATTTTTACGAATCAGCATCTTAGCCCCCGCTTCTCTGGGAGCTGAACCACTTTTTTGCAATATCGTTGCGGTTACAACTTCGTGTTCTTCATTTAAACTATCCACAATATGTTCAATTATGGTTTTCATCCATCATCCTTTGTTTCTTATGTTGTTGTCTATCTTTCTTTTGATCATGCTGTTGGTCATTTTGGGTGAGTGATCGTCTTCTTCTACATGAAGTCTAAAATTAAATTCAAACGGGAAAGAGTCTCGAATACGACGAATTACCTCTTCTTTTAACGCTACACAACGCTCTTTATTTGCAAGAATAAGCTTTACATGTAAACAGTTTTTCTCACATACCGTAAGCTTATAATCTAAAATACGAGGAAAGTGTAAAAGAATTTCATCGAACTCTCTTAAATGAATAGCATGCCCATTAATCTCTATTTTATTTTCAATGCGACCAAGCACTTTCTCCATGGTTCGCAAAAATGTCCCACAACCGCATGGCTTCGTAGAAAAGCGTGCCATGTCGCCTGTTTTGTAACGAATAAGAGGCATTGCTTGACGATGAAGGGTTGTAAAAACAACTTCACCATACATGCCATCTTCAGAAGGCTGACCCGTAATGGGGTCTATGATTTCAAAATAGAGATTGTTTTCTCTTAAATGATAACCCTTAAGGCATTCGCACTCAACTCCTCCACCATATCCCATCTCAGTCATACCATAATGGTTAAAAACTTGACACTGCCCGTTATCGCTAAGCGCCTCGATGAGGACATCGGGCACATAATCTGTACTTAAAAGAACTTTTTTTATATGGTTTGCAAATACTTCAGGTTTGGCTTTTTTAAAGTATAACACCTGCATCGGTATACCCACAATACAGGTAATGTTATTTTCTTCAATACACAAAGCCGTTTTTTCAACATCACTCAATACACCTTGAACGATACACTCAATTTTTGAAAGCGCCAATGCTTTTTTGAGTAAATCCCCAATACTTCCATAAGCAGGACCTGGAAGCAGTACCAACACTGTGTCGCTTTCATCAACTAAACAGCGCATCCCATGCTGAAAAAAATCAATGGTCAACTCCAAATCTTTCTGCGTAAAAAAGATGCGCTTTTCATCTCCTGTCGTACCCGAAGTATTTAAAGTCACAATACGTTCAACCTCATTACTCGGGACACAAGCCAAATCATACGCATTGCGTTTAATATCATCAGGAGTTGTAAATGCAATGCGCTCAAAATCTTTGAATGATGAGAGAGCGTTTAGGTCAATATCTTTCAACAGTACTTGATAAAATCGGCTTTTCTCTTTTGCATAAGCCAATGTTTTGATCAATTCACCAAGCTGATACGCACGCAAGGCTTCTTGGCTTTTGTGTGCGATGTGTGTACGCTCCAATATCCATTGCTCTAAGGGTGTGACCGTCATCGTATCCTCTTTGCGCCTCGATAAAGAGACTCTCCATCTCTATTGGTGATGTTATACATACAAAAAGGGATAAGCCTACCATCTGTGGTCGATACATGAATACAACAATCTCTAATACGCTCTAAATTCACATTCCACGCATCTTGAAATGCCATTCCTGAAATGCTAAAAGCGTTGTTGGCAATGGCACTGAGAATTTTGTCCCAATCAGAGAGTTTCTCTTCTTGAGCGTATTGTTTTTGATACGACCAATTTCGTGCCACAAAAGCTTTGGCTTTGGTCGCGCCCACTTCTGCTTTTTCGTTTTCACCTGAACAACATGACCTCTTCGTCACAGGTTTTAAAACACCCTCTTCTATCAGATAATTGCCATTAAAAGAACAGAGCGCATTTTCGCATCCTGGGGGTTGCATACTCTGCATACTGACCATCTGATCGGTTTGTTCGCAAATATGTTCCATGACTTCAGGTAAGGTGATTCTATCTGCATCTTTAGGTGTTTCAGGGATACGTCCAAAATAGCTTACGGGCTGAAAATGCACACCTCTAACGGCAGGAGACCTGCTTATGCCAAAACGTATAATTTCACCAATGCTATCCACATTAATGTTAGGTACGATGGTAGGAACCAGCACAACACCAATGCCGAATTTTCGGCAATTCTCAATCGCTTGGCATTTAACATCAAACAGAGCCTTTCCACGCAGTTTTTCATAAATTGCATCATCAATTCCATCAAATTGCAAGAAAATAGAATTGAGTCCTGCTTCTTTTAAAGCTTTTACATAGGCTTCATCATTTGCCATACGAATGCCATTGGTATTGACTTGAATGAAAGGGAAACCTAGTTCAACGCCTAGACGAACAATATCTGCTAAATCATCTCTTACCGTTGGTTCACCACCGGAAAGTTGAATATTGCATTTTCCTGAAGCCTTTAAAATAGTCTCATACTGAGAACGTAACTGTTTTAACGATGGATCTTTACTCTTGGAATCAAGGGCATCCGCAAAACAAAAACGACAACTAAGATTACAACGCGTTGTCACTTCAATAAGTGCCGTACACGTATGTTGTCTGTGTGAACTACACAATCCACAATCATAAGGACACCCTTGATCTACCTGTGTGATCGGACTTTTGATGTAAGCCCTCTCCTTAGTGCGAATCCACTCGCGCAAGTGCATATTGCCTCGCCATACAACGGTTTTAAACGCTCCATGTTCTGAGCATACTTTTATGTATATAAGTGGTAGTACCCTCATCGTACATGTAAGCATCAAGCTTACGTAAACAGATTGGGCATAAACTTTCAATGTGCATTGAAGAGGTCATTGTCATCTTATCTACCTTCTATTCCCATATTCATAACCGTGTTCTAATAAAATTTCATAGACTTTGACATATGCCTTTTTGATCATCTCGGCACAGGTCAGCTTATAACTCTGATCAATTCCATGAAAATCAGTAACACCTATCAGATTAACACATTTTGTAGCACCAAATTCCACATTAAACCACTCATGAAATTCAGTAACCATCTGTGTAAAATCTTCTTTAGCACTCTCTTCTTCTTTGGCTTTGGCAGCATAAAGACCTAAAACACCAAATTCCGCCACTCAAAACGCCACATGTTTGTTGCGTATCGGCGATGCCTCGGCATAATCCTTGAGCAGCTCGAATTAGATCATCGTTCTGTGTCCCTTCATCTTCAAGAGCGAGTTTATACATAATCTGAGCACAGCAAAATCCCGCTGATGAGAATTTAAACAAACGTAGTGATAATTCATCCATTGTTTTTTCCTTTTTTTGCGATTAAGATAAAATAACCTGGCTTACATTGTTTAATATTTTGTTCAAAATGGCAACACGTTTGAGCAACTTCGCCTTCAATGGTTTTACTCCAAAAAGAGCCCATAGATCCGTGAGAGAAGATGATCTTGACCATAAGCTCTTTAAGCAGTTGTGAACAATCTTCTAAAAGCATAATTTCAAATCCTATTGTTTCCAACGCCTCTTTTAATGAAGGCAGATCGTGCATTCCACGCATACACGAAGTAATAGAAAAATTGTCCATTTCCCTTAGCGTTTCAGAATTTTTGGCATAAACATCGTTGATGACAAACCAACCCTCATTGCTTAAAATTCTATACACCTCGCGTAAGGTTACATGTAAATCATGCATCAGGGACAAAGTACATTCTGCCAAAACACACTCAAAACTCTCCTGCTCAAAAGGGAGAGCATCACCCGATCCTAATACAAAGGTTGCAAAAGGATTTTTTGCTTTTGCGATGGTAAGTAACTTTTCAGAAGGATCAATGCCAATGACTTTAATCCCATGATTTTGGTAAAGATACGAAGCCGTTGCTCCCATACCACAGCCTAAATCAAGCACTCTCATCTGCTTATTCAAAGCGCAAAAGCTGACGGCTTTATCGGTCAGTTTAAACCCTCCAGGACGTAAGGTTTCTCCTGTAGCTTCTTGCATAGAGCTGCTTTCATAGACATTTATCACGTTACTTGTCCTCTAAGCTTTTTTCA from Sulfurospirillum diekertiae includes:
- a CDS encoding CNNM domain-containing protein, giving the protein MTLLIVYLSLALSVSFLCSVLEAVLLSSTNSYIETLPKENNETVIAMIKGLKANIDKPISSILTFNTFAHTMGAAGVGAQTQILFGAEWQTLVAFIVTLLILYVSEIIPKTIGALYWKRLLIPSAYMIEFLVTISTPFTWISSLLTNYISRNKKHQGNFSRDEIMAVVAMGEKEGSILSKESDLIENLLKLKNIKAKDIMTPRSVVFALPATTTIETAIEDDRMYIHSRIPVFGETLDDVVGIAFNQRILEESVEDHDKTTLADIAHEVHMVSEYLPVPNLIDQFIKRKTHLFVVFDSYGQTAGVVTLEDAIETLLGVEIVDEMDEVEDMQLFAKDRSKKFQDRMKVERKKLEKAKVN
- a CDS encoding histidine phosphatase family protein — translated: MVEKVYLLRHGHIDNGSEKRYLGRTDVPLDTQGKEQAHSLHDYFKMIPIDMIFTSPLKRCVQTARVLCVDKPITYHMVEAFAEIDMGDWENVEMSYIASHNPELYAQRGKDLEYFTPPNGESFHDMAKRVRDAFDAITHHATGTILIIAHAGVNRMILSSILSIEIKDMFTIEQPYACVNELTWDQQRTQWNYQRVL
- a CDS encoding DVU_1551 family NTP transferase; translated protein: MGKSNIAVLIIAAGYSSRMHDFKPLLPFGQITAVERLIQTYQTHGIEHIYVVTGHRQDDIIEALQGYKVHIVYNENYAKGMFSSIQKGLSAIDETVDAFYMQPVDIPLIKVKTLDSLYEAYTHEHKGVLYPTFLGKKGHPPLIDMKYKEQILASDGAGGLKKVLEAFKSDALHVNVSDQSVLMDMDTLDDYINLVVYEVMNTPTKEECLAIMLQNEVPEPIIKHCEAVESMVSKVYESIASFGLNINKQTLSAAALLHDIARQEKNHALVGAQKLRAMGYEAIGNIIETHMDMDVNAHTPLNANELLFLADKLVSEDEVCGFEKRFEKALKKCEGNDDALRNITRRLDATKAIISKIKNLTGKVFNDG
- a CDS encoding XdhC family aldehyde oxidoreductase maturation factor; translation: MKTIIEHIVDSLNEEHEVVTATILQKSGSAPREAGAKMLIRKNASIEGTIGGGTLEAMAIQLAPNVFKTKQCSVEDIELTDDDARAAGMVCGGEVSVLLEYIDALDISQLNIYHKAKELKVSDTDFVMITKISQSKRHLSGKNKWICTETDLYGEEDKEVQSIVKELRENFNHIKFHLYVGNNRYMIEPFYTTDKLYIVGAGHISQQIAALTKTLGFYTAILDDREAFANKERFPTADEVHVVPSTYEGLLQDVHIAKNSYIVIVTRGVDKVVLEQALQAKAKYIGMIGSKTKKNYVYSQLLQEGFAQKDLDDVCCPVGVSINAQTPEEIAISIVAELIKVRRS
- a CDS encoding DVU_1553 family AMP-dependent CoA ligase yields the protein MTVTPLEQWILERTHIAHKSQEALRAYQLGELIKTLAYAKEKSRFYQVLLKDIDLNALSSFKDFERIAFTTPDDIKRNAYDLACVPSNEVERIVTLNTSGTTGDEKRIFFTQKDLELTIDFFQHGMRCLVDESDTVLVLLPGPAYGSIGDLLKKALALSKIECIVQGVLSDVEKTALCIEENNITCIVGIPMQVLYFKKAKPEVFANHIKKVLLSTDYVPDVLIEALSDNGQCQVFNHYGMTEMGYGGGVECECLKGYHLRENNLYFEIIDPITGQPSEDGMYGEVVFTTLHRQAMPLIRYKTGDMARFSTKPCGCGTFLRTMEKVLGRIENKIEINGHAIHLREFDEILLHFPRILDYKLTVCEKNCLHVKLILANKERCVALKEEVIRRIRDSFPFEFNFRLHVEEDDHSPKMTNSMIKRKIDNNIRNKG
- a CDS encoding C-GCAxxG-C-C family protein; translation: MAEFGVLGLYAAKAKEEESAKEDFTQMVTEFHEWFNVEFGATKCVNLIGVTDFHGIDQSYKLTCAEMIKKAYVKVYEILLEHGYEYGNRR
- a CDS encoding C-GCAxxG-C-C family (seleno)protein → MDELSLRLFKFSSAGFCCAQIMYKLALEDEGTQNDDLIRAAQGLCRGIADTQQTCGVLSGGIWCFRSLCCQSQRRREC
- the trsM gene encoding DVU_1556 family methyltransferase, which gives rise to MQEATGETLRPGGFKLTDKAVSFCALNKQMRVLDLGCGMGATASYLYQNHGIKVIGIDPSEKLLTIAKAKNPFATFVLGSGDALPFEQESFECVLAECTLSLMHDLHVTLREVYRILSNEGWFVINDVYAKNSETLREMDNFSITSCMRGMHDLPSLKEALETIGFEIMLLEDCSQLLKELMVKIIFSHGSMGSFWSKTIEGEVAQTCCHFEQNIKQCKPGYFILIAKKGKNNG